In the Paenibacillus pabuli genome, one interval contains:
- a CDS encoding HIT family protein, with product MTISFSHKPEGYECPFCCIWGIEHPNQGTKQRDIIYQNEKVTAFIASKWWPNNKGHVLVVPNQHFENIFELPADYAVEIHRAAQLTAFAMKSTYGCDGISTRQHNEPAGNQDVWHYHLHVYPRYVNDQLYLSKGSPSDPDERSFYADKLRSWITENI from the coding sequence ATGACAATATCATTTTCACATAAGCCCGAAGGATACGAATGTCCATTTTGCTGTATTTGGGGGATCGAGCACCCTAACCAGGGAACAAAACAAAGGGATATCATCTATCAGAATGAAAAGGTAACGGCATTTATAGCGAGCAAATGGTGGCCAAACAATAAAGGACATGTTCTTGTTGTTCCTAATCAACATTTTGAGAACATCTTTGAACTCCCTGCGGATTACGCTGTTGAAATTCACCGCGCGGCACAGCTTACAGCATTTGCAATGAAAAGTACATATGGATGTGATGGGATTTCTACAAGGCAGCATAATGAGCCGGCTGGCAATCAAGACGTGTGGCATTACCATCTTCATGTTTACCCTAGATATGTGAACGATCAACTTTATCTGTCAAAGGGATCTCCGTCTGATCCAGATGAACGCTCTTTCTATGCGGATAAGTTGCGTTCTTGGATAACGGAGAACATTTAA
- a CDS encoding ArsR/SmtB family transcription factor produces MKSLHHPDRKDFMLPAVLHALSDPIRLHMVAQMHRSGEQACKNFDVPIANSTRSQHIRTLRESGIIYTRFEGTKRLLSLRTEDLNERFPGLIDSILNVYESEKN; encoded by the coding sequence ATGAAATCACTACATCATCCGGATCGTAAAGACTTCATGCTACCAGCAGTTCTGCATGCACTCAGTGATCCAATTCGTCTTCACATGGTGGCACAGATGCATAGGAGTGGAGAGCAGGCTTGTAAGAATTTTGACGTTCCGATTGCGAATTCTACAAGGTCACAACACATTCGGACACTTCGAGAATCTGGAATCATTTATACTCGTTTTGAAGGAACCAAACGTTTGTTGTCACTTCGAACAGAAGACCTCAATGAACGCTTCCCTGGGTTAATAGATTCCATACTGAATGTTTATGAAAGTGAAAAAAATTAA